The window CTTCGGGCGCAGACTCATAAATCTTGCCAAGCAGAATCTTAACCAAAGGATTCGTGAAATCGAGAAAGAGATCATCCTGAACGAGTACAAAAGACTCGTGGGTGAGATCGTCATCGGCGACATTTATCAAATCCGCAAGAATGATGTTCTTGTAAACCACAACAAAAATGAACTTATGCTTCCCCGTGAAGAACAGATTCCTCACGAGAGATATTACAAAGGCAACACAATCAGAGCGATTGTGAAAGAGGTCAGAAGAGGGAAGAGCGGACCTGAAATTATCATTTCCCGTGCCGATACTGAACTCCTCAGAAGACTTATTGAACTTGAAGTGCCTGAAGTTTACGATGGAATAATCGAATTGAGAAGAATCGCCCGTCAGGCGGGTGAGAGAGCTAAAGTGGCTGTTGAATCGATGGACAAGAGGGTTGACCCTGTCGGTGCGTGTGTCGGTATGAAGGGTGTAAGAATTCATTCGATCATAAAAGAGCTTGCCGGCGAGAATATCGATGTTTTTGCATATTCTGATGATCCTGTTATCATGATCCAGAGAGCACTGGCACCCGGGAAACTGAAATCGATTGAGCTCGATGAAGTAAACAAAAACGCTGTGATTTTTGCTGAAGCATCACAGGCGGCGATGATAGTTGGAAGAAATGGAGTGAATATCAGACTTGCTATGCAGGTGACCGGATACAACATCGACTTCCACCGGATTGAAAAAGACATTGAAGATTATGAAGATGGAGTGGAACTTATTGAGTGCAAGCGTGAGCTTGGTGCCGAAGTTTACGAAACTCTTATAAACAACCGGCTTGATACTGTAAAAGATGCAATAAAAGCCGGAAAAGAAAAACTGCTTGAGATTTTTGAGGATGATGAGGAACAAGTTGACAGAATTTTGGACATCCTCAAAAACAGAATGCAGGATTAGAAAGATAGGATCACAGATAGATGTCTGAACCAAAAGAGCAAAAGATTAGAATTCACAATTTTGCGTCGCAGTTCAATGTATCTGCACAGGCTATTGTTGAGTATCTCAAGAAAAAAGGATACGATGTAAAGACCATCAACACTCCTCTGACTCCCGTGATGCTCGAGGATGTGAAGGTGCAGTTTAAAAAAGATATTGAACGGGCTGAAAAACATTACACAAAACTGGAAGAGTTCAACAGAAAACTCTCCGGCGTAAGCGATAAACCTCCGGTAAAAGAAGAGGTGCCTGCCCCTGTTGAGGAAGTTGTCAAAACAGAAACAGTCGAAGTGCCTCCTGTGAAAGAGGAAGTTGTGGTCCCCGAACCTGTTGTCGTTGAATCTGTGACACCTGCTCCCGTGGTAACGGTTGCGCAGGAAGCTGAAGTGAAGGAGGAGGAAAAACCACCTGTTGCACCTCCTGCAACAGTAACTGAACCTGTTCAGGTGAAACCTGTTGAGGAAGTTGTAGTTGAAGAACGGGTATCTCCTGAAATAGAAGCTCTGATAAAACCCGATGAGCCTGAAGAAACGGAGCCAACACCCGAAAAACCAGCCGAAGACAAGGGAATCCCCCCCAGAAAATACAGTTTCGATCCCCGTACCGGAAAGCAGATGGGTCTTAAAATTCTCGGAAGATTCGAGGCTGAGACACCTAAACCGAAGAAGGAAGAACCAAAGCCCGAATCGATCGTAAGGACGGAAGAAAAACCGGCTGTCGAGTCGTCAGAGGATGCGGAAAAGAAAAAAGCCAAGAAGAAAAAGAAAAACAAATCTAAAAAGAGGGAACAGGTTATAGAAGAAACCGAAACGGTTAAGAAAAAAGCCAAAGTAAAGAAATTGGAGATCGATCAGAAAGAAGTTCTGGAATCGATCAGAAAAACCATGCTTACCACAGAAGACTCTGTAATTTCCAACAGAGCCTCGATGCGTAAAAGAAAACGCAAAGAGAGAATGGAAGCACAGGAAAGACTCGATGAGCAGCGCAGGATAGATGAACAAATTA is drawn from Bacteroidota bacterium and contains these coding sequences:
- the nusA gene encoding transcription termination factor NusA; amino-acid sequence: MNADIVESFAAMVREKGVDKDVLHGIIEDIFGLLVRKKYGEEANYSVVVNMDRGDIEIFLVREIVEEVENPEKQISLEEVNRLGNEDELDVGDEYVEQLKLATFGRRLINLAKQNLNQRIREIEKEIILNEYKRLVGEIVIGDIYQIRKNDVLVNHNKNELMLPREEQIPHERYYKGNTIRAIVKEVRRGKSGPEIIISRADTELLRRLIELEVPEVYDGIIELRRIARQAGERAKVAVESMDKRVDPVGACVGMKGVRIHSIIKELAGENIDVFAYSDDPVIMIQRALAPGKLKSIELDEVNKNAVIFAEASQAAMIVGRNGVNIRLAMQVTGYNIDFHRIEKDIEDYEDGVELIECKRELGAEVYETLINNRLDTVKDAIKAGKEKLLEIFEDDEEQVDRILDILKNRMQD